The Synergistaceae bacterium genome window below encodes:
- a CDS encoding response regulator: MSKILAVDDRHDNLVVLRAMLRMLFPDCVFLEAHSGEEGIRIAREINPDTILMDILMPGMDGFEATRRLKSDPSTASIPVILLTAVENTAENRTLGLKAGADAFLSKPIEEAELAAQIRAMLRARASDTKRKVRMGELEELVALRTKELKESADRLAVTLDQTISVLANTVETKDPYTAGHQIRCAALTLRICEEMRLPEEQTMGIHTAARIHDIGKIKIPSEILSKPGKITSLEFSLIKEHPAVGKGIVSPIDFPWPVASIIAQHHERLDGTGYPNGLTGDAIMLEARILAVADVVEAISSYRPYRPALGIDVALDEIERNIGVKYDPEVVKACAALFREDRFRFDD; encoded by the coding sequence ATGAGCAAGATACTCGCCGTAGACGACAGGCACGACAACTTGGTGGTCCTGAGGGCCATGCTCAGGATGCTCTTTCCTGACTGCGTCTTTCTGGAGGCGCACTCGGGAGAGGAGGGCATCAGGATAGCGAGAGAGATCAACCCGGACACCATCCTGATGGACATCCTGATGCCGGGCATGGACGGATTCGAGGCGACCAGGCGACTGAAGTCCGACCCGTCCACGGCGTCGATACCGGTCATACTGCTGACCGCGGTGGAGAACACGGCGGAGAACAGGACTCTCGGTCTCAAGGCGGGGGCCGACGCCTTCTTGTCCAAGCCCATCGAGGAGGCCGAGCTGGCGGCCCAGATCAGGGCCATGCTGCGCGCGAGGGCATCCGACACGAAGCGCAAGGTGAGGATGGGCGAGCTGGAGGAGCTGGTGGCCCTTCGGACAAAGGAGCTCAAGGAGAGCGCCGACCGTTTGGCGGTCACCCTGGACCAGACCATCTCAGTGCTGGCGAACACCGTGGAGACTAAGGACCCCTACACGGCCGGGCACCAGATTCGGTGCGCAGCCCTGACGCTCAGGATATGCGAGGAGATGCGGCTGCCCGAGGAGCAGACTATGGGCATTCACACCGCTGCGCGGATTCACGACATAGGCAAGATAAAAATCCCCTCGGAGATCCTGAGCAAACCCGGCAAGATCACTAGCCTCGAGTTCTCTCTGATCAAGGAACACCCAGCGGTGGGAAAGGGCATAGTCTCTCCCATAGATTTTCCCTGGCCCGTGGCCAGCATCATCGCTCAGCACCACGAGCGCCTCGACGGCACCGGTTATCCCAACGGGCTGACCGGGGACGCCATAATGCTGGAAGCGAGGATACTGGCGGTTGCCGACGTAGTGGAGGCGATCTCCTCCTACAGGCCGTACCGCCCTGCGCTCGGGATAGACGTTGCCCTGGACGAGATTGAGAGGAACATCGGCGTCAAGTACGACCCCGAGGTCGTCAAGGCCTGCGCGGCCCTCTTCAGGGAGGACCGCTTCCGCTTCGACGACTGA
- a CDS encoding QueT transporter family protein, with product MNEVFAMWKKTRMVVLVAFSAGLYATLLVPFKGFVLIPSITEIRPASVLPPVLGLLFGPAGAWGAAIGNLIGDFFGSLGVGSLFGFIGNFMFAYVPYKLWLGLGLVPGEDMEPDLKSRRKVIAFSVVAILGSFACALVIAWGLEILRLVPFAALGSIISLNNSLPSVVLGIPLVMGIYPRIKKWDLLWTDIMDPEDVPVPGGRTSLGSFLMTICIVAGLFGGFIAAFKAGQGFLYEGFGTGGDVGSAWVIAIGGLGSIGLVLSSFLQTMPDNN from the coding sequence TTGAACGAGGTCTTTGCGATGTGGAAGAAGACGAGGATGGTGGTTCTCGTCGCGTTTAGCGCCGGTCTATACGCCACGCTGCTCGTACCCTTCAAGGGGTTCGTGCTCATCCCGAGCATCACCGAGATCCGCCCTGCGAGCGTGCTTCCCCCCGTCCTAGGGCTACTGTTCGGTCCGGCGGGAGCGTGGGGGGCCGCCATAGGCAACCTGATCGGGGATTTCTTCGGATCGTTGGGAGTTGGAAGCCTGTTCGGCTTCATCGGTAACTTCATGTTCGCCTACGTCCCTTACAAGCTATGGCTGGGGCTGGGGCTCGTCCCCGGGGAAGACATGGAGCCCGACCTGAAGTCCAGGAGAAAGGTGATCGCATTCAGCGTGGTCGCCATCCTCGGATCCTTTGCGTGCGCCCTGGTCATAGCATGGGGGCTCGAGATCCTAAGGCTGGTGCCGTTCGCCGCCCTGGGCAGCATAATATCGCTTAACAACTCTCTTCCGTCGGTGGTCCTGGGCATTCCCCTGGTGATGGGCATCTACCCCAGGATCAAAAAATGGGACCTGCTCTGGACCGACATCATGGACCCGGAGGATGTCCCTGTCCCCGGCGGCAGGACCAGCCTCGGGTCGTTTCTGATGACGATATGCATTGTCGCGGGGCTGTTCGGAGGTTTCATCGCCGCCTTCAAGGCGGGACAGGGCTTCCTCTACGAGGGGTTTGGAACGGGAGGAGACGTGGGCTCGGCCTGGGTCATCGCGATCGGCGGGTTAGGATCCATCGGTCTTGTCTTGTCCTCCTTCCTGCAGACCATGCCGGATAATAACTGA
- a CDS encoding metallophosphoesterase, with translation MRLLHLVLGLSPIIISLYMYFKLRAAVGPGLLWTLSYFLLAAFLIWGSSFLWTADLEAIPRARRVLSYVVYMGIAFFFLMFTAFLALDLVRLAVFVLDLILSTRFAVILPSPRTRAVLATLFALAACSYGWMEALSVRPVYVTIGTDKLVRGVDRLRIAHITDVHLGCIVQEERLERILRVVRDAAPDMLVCTGDLVDGNMERREAEISLFREMDLPFGMLAVTGNHEYHAGVDQAVDFMRRAGMRVLRNEAVLAGGIVVAGVDDSSAVRYGERPEPEASVLRPLPSNRFVLLLKHQPVVDRDSQGLFDLQLSGHTHRGQIWPFYWATRAAYDYRPGLRALSEPHGGEAHASGEAREGLVIVSNGAGTWGPPIRFLAPPEVVIVDLVRR, from the coding sequence ATGAGGCTTCTGCACTTGGTCTTGGGCCTGTCCCCGATCATCATTTCGTTGTATATGTATTTTAAGCTCAGGGCCGCCGTGGGGCCGGGGCTTTTATGGACCCTCTCGTACTTTCTGCTGGCGGCCTTTCTGATATGGGGATCAAGCTTTCTGTGGACGGCGGACCTCGAGGCCATCCCCCGTGCAAGAAGAGTCCTGTCTTACGTCGTCTACATGGGAATAGCCTTCTTCTTCCTCATGTTCACGGCCTTTCTGGCGCTTGACCTGGTACGGTTGGCCGTCTTCGTCCTCGACCTGATTCTTTCCACCCGTTTTGCGGTCATCCTCCCGTCACCTCGCACAAGGGCCGTGCTGGCCACTCTCTTCGCCCTGGCCGCCTGCAGCTACGGCTGGATGGAGGCGCTTTCAGTGCGTCCCGTCTACGTCACCATAGGCACGGACAAGCTCGTTCGCGGAGTCGATCGCCTGAGGATTGCCCATATCACGGATGTTCACCTGGGATGCATCGTCCAGGAGGAGCGGCTTGAGCGCATTCTGAGAGTGGTGAGGGATGCGGCGCCGGACATGCTCGTCTGCACCGGGGACCTGGTGGATGGAAACATGGAGCGGCGGGAGGCGGAGATATCCCTGTTCAGGGAGATGGACCTTCCGTTCGGGATGCTGGCGGTAACCGGAAACCACGAGTACCACGCCGGGGTCGACCAGGCAGTCGACTTCATGAGGAGGGCCGGCATGAGGGTGCTCAGGAACGAGGCGGTGCTTGCCGGTGGAATAGTCGTCGCCGGTGTGGACGACTCATCCGCCGTGCGCTACGGGGAGAGGCCGGAGCCGGAGGCGAGCGTGCTGCGTCCTCTGCCGTCGAACCGCTTCGTACTGCTGCTCAAGCATCAGCCAGTAGTGGACCGGGATTCGCAGGGTCTGTTCGACCTGCAACTCTCTGGGCATACCCACAGGGGGCAGATCTGGCCGTTCTACTGGGCGACCCGAGCCGCCTACGACTACCGTCCCGGCCTGCGGGCCCTGTCCGAGCCGCACGGAGGCGAGGCTCACGCGTCCGGCGAGGCGAGGGAGGGGCTGGTCATAGTAAGCAACGGTGCCGGTACCTGGGGGCCGCCGATACGCTTCCTGGCGCCGCCCGAGGTGGTGATAGTCGACCTGGTCAGGAGATAG
- a CDS encoding response regulator, with translation MLRSETLRNVLFMGLSLLFFASALAFLAHTGLEELSFSVEQSIDKVFKDSAQIDAMNLTKLTDSLGQNMSEFLAKMSLEHLLEEDYAPLSPLVNGVLQFPDILSIVIKRSDGLIVAGEAWLGSLDGAGRIKGFRSAVLHEGKMVGSVEIVTTTAYMDSIHTGVEGTQRALVSSFKSGAETVKTNVRQRMAMLAATLLVFFLIINASAILGFFAPLRRMTDIIKSFAYASLSDSPGTHPFTNAGSGGPAHMLGEALENFKTDIEQASPTNTSDEFAVLSSALISMADLLKSRIKIQEAIASIMNTAAVSATKEELAWNLLELVTKETGSCMGAFYIRDELDPDTMLLLASAGLPSGTPTSIDASALEGQFGTPILDNEVHILDIPPASSPPLTTIAGDILPAQVLTLPITVRDKPAAFLTMASLKPYREEMGTALSIIKKGLNAVIANLLAGERERTLVQDLQAANQELAAQSEELEFQARELEAQNVELCIQRSNSEKVSQLKSEFMSNMSHELRTPLNSILALSRVLSSEGKDRLTEEEQEYLAIIERNGKDLLSLINGILDLSRIEAGREELRLKKTRVENLLTETMESVRPLAMEKGIYIEGDIERNLPPVVTDEEKLRRLILNIVGNAMKFTDEGGVRLSASAEGSSVRVVIEDTGIGIEESELPFIFDEFRQSDGSAARKFEGTGLGLAIAKKLSEILDIDMSVKSVVNEGTAFTLLINERPGAEDRIPSEAYVEGPRRRARPETAPHIHVIDDNPVEAMQLRSTLEHNGIRVSVFHGVDQSLRAMAEETPDGLIVDLFAQDMDGMSFLNELRRKDCGVPILLLTSRVLKPGDTGALREYGVRFLALRGEVGPEELITKVRMMISEGRGRGEVIGT, from the coding sequence ATGCTGCGGAGCGAAACTCTCAGAAACGTGCTGTTCATGGGCCTGAGCCTGTTGTTCTTCGCCTCTGCCCTGGCCTTTCTGGCGCACACTGGACTTGAGGAGCTCTCCTTTTCAGTGGAGCAATCCATAGACAAGGTCTTCAAGGACAGCGCTCAGATCGACGCCATGAACCTGACAAAGCTCACGGATTCGCTTGGTCAGAACATGTCCGAGTTCCTGGCGAAAATGTCCCTCGAACACCTGCTCGAAGAGGATTACGCCCCCCTCTCCCCCCTTGTCAACGGAGTCCTGCAGTTCCCCGACATCCTCTCCATCGTGATAAAGAGGTCAGACGGCCTTATCGTCGCGGGAGAGGCGTGGCTGGGCTCGCTCGACGGCGCCGGCAGGATCAAGGGCTTCAGGTCTGCGGTACTGCACGAGGGCAAGATGGTAGGCTCCGTGGAGATAGTCACCACCACCGCGTACATGGACAGCATACACACCGGCGTCGAGGGAACTCAGAGGGCCCTCGTCTCCTCCTTCAAGTCGGGCGCCGAGACAGTCAAGACCAACGTGAGACAGAGGATGGCGATGCTCGCCGCTACTCTTCTTGTCTTCTTTTTGATAATCAACGCATCGGCGATACTCGGATTTTTCGCCCCGCTGCGCAGGATGACCGACATTATCAAGAGCTTTGCCTACGCCAGCCTGTCGGACAGTCCGGGAACACACCCATTCACGAATGCCGGCTCCGGTGGCCCCGCCCACATGCTTGGCGAGGCGCTGGAGAACTTCAAAACCGACATCGAGCAAGCCTCTCCCACCAACACCAGCGACGAGTTCGCCGTTCTCTCCTCTGCCCTCATCTCCATGGCCGACCTGCTGAAATCGCGGATCAAGATCCAGGAGGCCATAGCCTCCATCATGAACACGGCCGCCGTCTCCGCGACCAAGGAGGAGCTGGCGTGGAACCTCCTCGAGCTCGTCACAAAGGAGACAGGCTCCTGCATGGGCGCCTTCTACATCCGCGACGAGCTGGACCCGGACACGATGCTGCTGCTCGCCTCCGCGGGGCTGCCCTCTGGCACCCCGACTTCCATTGACGCATCCGCCCTTGAGGGGCAGTTCGGCACCCCCATCCTGGACAACGAGGTGCACATACTGGATATCCCCCCCGCCTCCTCCCCTCCTCTCACGACCATCGCCGGCGACATCCTTCCGGCGCAGGTGCTGACTCTGCCGATCACCGTGCGCGATAAACCCGCCGCCTTCCTGACAATGGCCTCTCTCAAGCCCTATCGGGAGGAGATGGGCACGGCCCTCTCCATAATCAAAAAAGGACTGAACGCCGTCATAGCCAATCTCCTGGCCGGAGAACGAGAGAGGACCCTGGTCCAGGATCTGCAGGCGGCCAACCAGGAGCTAGCCGCCCAGTCCGAGGAGCTTGAGTTCCAGGCCAGGGAGCTCGAGGCCCAGAACGTGGAACTATGCATACAGAGGAGCAACTCCGAGAAGGTCAGCCAGCTCAAGTCCGAGTTCATGTCGAACATGAGCCATGAGCTGAGGACCCCGCTCAACTCCATCCTCGCCCTGTCGAGGGTGCTAAGCTCCGAGGGCAAGGACAGGCTCACGGAGGAAGAGCAGGAATACCTGGCGATAATCGAGCGAAACGGAAAGGACCTGCTCTCCCTGATAAACGGGATCCTGGACCTCTCCCGCATAGAGGCCGGGCGAGAGGAGCTCCGGCTGAAAAAGACCCGGGTGGAGAACCTCCTGACCGAGACGATGGAGAGTGTCCGCCCCCTCGCCATGGAAAAGGGCATCTACATCGAGGGCGACATCGAACGGAACCTGCCGCCCGTCGTCACGGACGAGGAGAAGCTCAGACGCCTGATCCTCAACATCGTAGGGAACGCGATGAAGTTCACGGACGAGGGAGGCGTGCGCCTGAGCGCCTCGGCCGAGGGATCCTCCGTGAGGGTCGTCATCGAGGACACGGGAATCGGAATAGAGGAGAGCGAACTTCCCTTCATATTCGACGAGTTCCGCCAGAGCGACGGCTCGGCGGCCCGGAAGTTCGAGGGCACGGGGCTGGGGCTGGCCATAGCGAAGAAGCTCTCGGAGATACTTGACATAGACATGTCCGTCAAAAGCGTGGTGAACGAGGGGACCGCCTTCACCCTCCTGATCAACGAGAGGCCGGGTGCAGAGGACAGAATCCCCTCGGAGGCATACGTCGAAGGCCCGAGGCGCCGAGCCCGGCCGGAGACCGCCCCGCATATTCATGTGATCGACGACAACCCGGTCGAGGCGATGCAACTTCGCAGCACGCTGGAGCATAACGGCATCAGGGTGTCCGTCTTCCATGGGGTTGATCAATCTCTCCGCGCCATGGCCGAGGAGACGCCCGACGGATTGATAGTTGACCTGTTCGCACAGGATATGGACGGAATGTCCTTCCTGAACGAGCTTCGGCGGAAAGACTGTGGAGTTCCCATCCTCCTGCTCACCAGCAGGGTGCTCAAGCCGGGCGACACCGGGGCTCTGCGGGAATACGGGGTGCGATTCCTGGCACTGAGGGGAGAGGTCGGCCCGGAGGAGCTTATCACCAAGGTTCGCATGATGATCTCCGAAGGCCGCGGCCGCGGGGAGGTAATCGGGACATGA
- a CDS encoding SH3 domain-containing protein has protein sequence MRITARYSRTPCVLLALLVLFCARAAGGEAFFGYVDATRVNMRTGPSTSSSVEMRFEGGELVEILEESDLKPGESHAWFRVSTTGGTEGWVFGKYLARGVLPPRFALAEPEGERVILLHCGERSRLIEEALPRYSTCVMNGVHPIACEGMREQSPEWNHRETAMQFERIGGLVFRVEDDPISEPLDDIVGDDVLLVDESYMKGAEVIPLTRLKSRKVGDDVKKTFERLYDRKLKSIVRIANAGGLSIYAMEFRPKGRDALGVVALATPEGVLRLDFPAEWDEGSTWHVDDGGDFHPDLYSAGSLVRREEDYLFTLHNSAAESFTSRLVFSGEGRLVAPAGYISSRYISPE, from the coding sequence ATGAGAATCACCGCAAGATATTCAAGGACACCGTGCGTCCTCCTGGCCCTGTTAGTGCTGTTCTGCGCGAGGGCCGCAGGAGGCGAGGCCTTTTTTGGCTACGTGGACGCGACCAGGGTCAACATGCGCACCGGCCCATCCACCTCGTCGTCCGTGGAGATGCGATTCGAGGGGGGAGAGCTCGTCGAGATACTGGAGGAGTCCGATCTGAAACCGGGCGAGAGTCACGCCTGGTTCCGTGTCTCCACGACGGGCGGAACGGAGGGGTGGGTGTTCGGCAAGTACCTTGCGAGGGGAGTCCTGCCACCGAGGTTCGCCCTGGCGGAACCGGAGGGAGAGAGAGTGATCCTGCTGCACTGCGGCGAGAGGAGCCGCCTGATCGAGGAGGCCTTGCCTCGCTACTCCACCTGCGTGATGAACGGCGTCCATCCGATCGCGTGCGAGGGCATGAGGGAGCAAAGCCCCGAATGGAACCACAGGGAGACCGCGATGCAGTTCGAGAGAATCGGCGGCCTCGTCTTCCGAGTGGAGGACGACCCTATCTCCGAGCCCTTGGACGACATCGTCGGCGACGACGTGCTCCTCGTGGACGAATCGTACATGAAAGGGGCGGAGGTCATCCCTCTGACCAGGCTGAAGAGCCGCAAGGTCGGGGACGACGTGAAAAAGACTTTCGAGCGCCTCTACGACCGCAAGCTCAAATCGATAGTGCGCATCGCAAACGCCGGTGGACTCTCCATATACGCGATGGAGTTCAGGCCGAAGGGACGGGATGCGCTAGGGGTCGTCGCCCTTGCGACCCCGGAGGGAGTGCTCCGCCTGGACTTTCCCGCCGAGTGGGACGAGGGATCTACCTGGCACGTGGACGACGGAGGCGACTTCCACCCGGACCTCTACTCTGCCGGATCCCTGGTGCGTCGCGAAGAGGACTACTTGTTCACCCTGCACAACTCGGCGGCGGAGAGCTTCACGTCCCGCCTGGTCTTCTCCGGGGAGGGCAGGCTCGTCGCTCCGGCGGGCTATATCTCGTCCAGGTATATATCCCCCGAATAG
- a CDS encoding aspartate/glutamate racemase family protein: MQALRRPEKVLGVLGGMGPAATAEFLRLLAERAPAARDQEHGIVYVLSDPQIPDRSSAILGEGEDPTDRLRRGLMALADWGADLLAVPCNTAHYFIDRFRDELPVPLVHIVEETVREAGEIGPRGSWLLSTLGTMQSGLFQSEAERSGYSLLAPPKEDQLAVQRCIQLVKEGRTGDAGVILKEVVERLWNERDIPVCVACTELPLAYEASGLPAERAVSSLKALCDACLRSVYDQGSIS, from the coding sequence TTGCAGGCTCTGCGCAGGCCCGAAAAGGTGCTGGGAGTGCTCGGAGGCATGGGACCCGCCGCGACGGCGGAGTTCCTGCGGCTTTTGGCGGAGAGGGCCCCTGCTGCGCGCGACCAGGAGCACGGCATAGTCTACGTCCTCTCGGACCCGCAGATCCCGGACAGGAGCAGCGCGATCCTCGGCGAGGGGGAGGACCCGACCGATCGACTTAGGAGGGGCCTTATGGCCCTGGCCGACTGGGGAGCCGACCTGCTGGCCGTCCCCTGCAACACGGCTCATTACTTCATCGACCGGTTTCGCGACGAACTTCCGGTGCCGCTGGTGCACATAGTGGAGGAGACGGTGAGAGAGGCCGGCGAGATAGGGCCGCGGGGCTCATGGCTCCTGTCCACCCTGGGAACCATGCAGAGCGGCCTGTTCCAGTCGGAGGCCGAGAGGAGCGGGTACTCCCTGCTCGCCCCTCCGAAGGAGGATCAGCTCGCGGTGCAGAGGTGCATCCAACTGGTCAAGGAAGGCAGGACCGGGGACGCGGGGGTCATTCTGAAAGAAGTCGTGGAAAGGCTCTGGAACGAGCGGGACATCCCCGTGTGCGTGGCTTGCACGGAGCTTCCGCTGGCGTACGAAGCGTCCGGTCTCCCGGCCGAGAGGGCCGTGTCCAGCCTCAAGGCCCTGTGCGACGCGTGCCTTCGCTCCGTCTACGACCAGGGCTCTATCTCCTGA
- the rpoD gene encoding RNA polymerase sigma factor RpoD, producing MLEGKVVIEGKDSSDKEGHVGDDLSDHLSGMRELILKGHAKGFVTQKDIEGHVPLENWNSEILDNLVSHLMELGIEVLDEVKEQADEQDSDSDSDSDGKGATIPEDPSAQSSDMELGKLDDIPLTDPVRMYLREIGKVPLLDAAEEVALAKLVEAGDETAKKKIVDANLRLVVSIAKKYIGRGMLFLDLIQEGNLGLIRAVEKFDYRKGFKFSTYATWWIRQAITRAIADQARTIRVPVHMVETINKMVRISRQLVQRLGREPTDEEIAAEMGIEPLKVEEIRRIAQLPVSLETPIGEEEDSQLGDFIEDREMPSPEEAAAGHLLHEQIEEMLSALSEREREVLHYRFGLEDGHSYTLEEVGRRFGVTRERIRQIEAKALRKLRHPSRGKKLKDFLD from the coding sequence ATGCTCGAGGGCAAGGTCGTCATAGAGGGGAAGGACTCCTCCGACAAGGAAGGCCATGTCGGCGACGATCTGAGCGATCACCTGAGCGGAATGCGCGAGCTCATCTTGAAAGGGCACGCGAAGGGATTCGTCACCCAGAAGGATATTGAGGGCCATGTTCCGCTGGAGAACTGGAACTCGGAGATCCTCGACAACCTGGTGTCGCACTTGATGGAGCTGGGCATAGAGGTCCTCGACGAGGTGAAGGAGCAAGCAGATGAACAAGATTCTGATTCAGATTCAGATTCGGACGGGAAAGGGGCGACCATCCCGGAGGACCCCTCCGCCCAGTCGTCCGACATGGAGCTCGGAAAGCTGGATGACATCCCTTTGACCGATCCGGTGCGAATGTACCTTCGGGAGATCGGCAAGGTGCCTCTCCTGGACGCGGCGGAGGAGGTGGCGCTGGCAAAGCTCGTCGAGGCGGGGGACGAGACTGCCAAAAAGAAGATCGTGGACGCGAACCTGCGCCTTGTAGTCAGCATAGCGAAGAAGTACATAGGCCGCGGGATGCTCTTTCTGGACCTGATACAGGAGGGCAACCTCGGGCTGATCAGGGCGGTGGAGAAGTTCGACTACCGGAAGGGCTTCAAGTTCAGCACCTATGCCACCTGGTGGATAAGACAGGCCATCACAAGGGCGATAGCCGACCAGGCGCGCACGATCCGCGTCCCGGTTCACATGGTCGAGACGATCAACAAGATGGTGCGCATCTCGCGCCAGCTCGTTCAGCGCCTCGGCAGGGAGCCGACGGACGAGGAGATCGCCGCCGAGATGGGGATAGAGCCGTTGAAGGTGGAGGAGATACGCCGTATCGCCCAGCTTCCTGTCTCGCTTGAGACCCCCATTGGCGAGGAGGAGGACAGCCAGCTCGGTGACTTCATCGAGGACAGGGAGATGCCCAGCCCGGAGGAGGCCGCCGCGGGGCACCTCCTGCACGAGCAGATAGAGGAGATGCTGAGCGCCCTCTCGGAGCGTGAGCGCGAAGTGCTGCACTACCGCTTCGGCCTGGAGGACGGACACTCCTACACGCTCGAGGAGGTGGGAAGACGCTTCGGCGTCACCCGCGAGCGCATAAGGCAGATAGAGGCGAAGGCGCTGAGAAAGCTTCGCCACCCGAGCAGGGGGAAGAAGCTCAAGGACTTCCTCGACTGA
- a CDS encoding cysteine hydrolase, whose translation MKALLVIDMLKDFIDKDGLLTTGEAGRGIVDFIKQRTDEFRESGYPVIYICDNHEEDDKEFDMFPPHCVAGTGGCEIIPELEVRKGDKVIKKRRYSAFFGTDLDLHLREKKVDELFLAGVCTNICVLYTAADARNLGYKVNIFERGVASFDPEAHSFALKEAKNTLGCAII comes from the coding sequence ATGAAAGCTCTTTTGGTGATAGACATGCTCAAGGATTTCATAGACAAGGACGGCCTCCTGACCACCGGGGAGGCCGGTCGCGGCATAGTGGATTTCATTAAACAGAGGACGGACGAGTTCAGGGAGAGCGGATATCCCGTGATCTACATCTGCGACAACCACGAAGAGGACGACAAGGAGTTCGACATGTTTCCCCCACACTGTGTCGCAGGCACAGGAGGTTGCGAGATAATCCCCGAGCTGGAGGTTCGCAAGGGGGACAAGGTCATAAAGAAGAGGCGGTACAGCGCGTTCTTCGGCACAGACCTGGATCTCCATCTGAGGGAGAAGAAGGTCGACGAACTGTTCCTGGCGGGCGTCTGCACGAACATCTGCGTGCTCTACACCGCCGCCGACGCGCGAAACCTGGGCTACAAGGTGAACATATTCGAGCGGGGCGTCGCCTCGTTCGACCCGGAGGCACACTCGTTCGCCCTCAAGGAGGCCAAGAACACTCTGGGCTGCGCCATAATTTAG
- a CDS encoding chemotaxis protein CheV — protein MQEVKKVITEVGTNEWQVVVFFLGDQTFAINVDKTREILRWPGCRTIPESHPSMIGITSVRGEVLPLLDLRLHLGIEPKSELESSNVVIAEFNEIKLGFVVDAVERIYRINSEELDSTLTGTFLGEHVLYVIKRDERNVLLLDYEAIVQMVNPVLSQRYQIDVEKTMEMTAHLGDLNRFRILVAEDSPLIRKQISDVLEQGGFHNLVLTGDGKEAWDQLNTPGEHFDLLITDVEMPMMDGLALTRRVKEHPDLKKVPIVVFSSIMAQDIKVKAASVGAEAQITKPEIPDMLEHIIRLLPAGK, from the coding sequence ATGCAGGAAGTTAAAAAAGTGATCACCGAGGTGGGAACCAACGAGTGGCAGGTTGTGGTCTTCTTTCTGGGGGATCAGACGTTCGCTATCAACGTGGATAAAACGCGCGAGATTCTTCGCTGGCCGGGCTGCCGAACAATCCCCGAGTCTCATCCGTCAATGATCGGCATAACCTCCGTAAGGGGAGAGGTGCTACCCCTGCTGGACCTGAGGCTGCACCTCGGGATCGAGCCGAAGTCAGAGCTCGAGTCCAGCAACGTGGTGATAGCCGAGTTCAACGAGATAAAGCTCGGGTTCGTGGTGGACGCCGTGGAGAGGATCTACCGGATCAACTCCGAGGAGCTGGACTCGACCCTGACCGGCACCTTCTTAGGAGAGCACGTGCTCTACGTCATCAAGCGCGACGAACGCAACGTCCTGTTGCTGGATTACGAGGCCATAGTTCAGATGGTCAACCCGGTTCTGTCGCAGCGCTACCAGATCGACGTCGAGAAGACCATGGAGATGACCGCTCACCTGGGCGACCTGAACAGATTCAGGATACTGGTCGCCGAGGACTCGCCCCTGATTCGCAAGCAGATATCCGACGTGCTGGAGCAGGGCGGCTTCCACAACCTGGTGCTCACCGGCGACGGCAAAGAGGCCTGGGATCAGTTGAACACCCCGGGGGAGCACTTCGACCTGCTGATAACCGACGTGGAGATGCCGATGATGGACGGGCTCGCCCTCACCAGGCGCGTCAAGGAGCACCCGGACCTGAAAAAGGTCCCGATAGTGGTGTTCTCGTCGATCATGGCGCAGGACATCAAGGTGAAGGCCGCGAGCGTCGGCGCCGAGGCCCAGATCACAAAGCCGGAAATACCGGATATGCTGGAGCACATCATCCGACTTCTGCCGGCCGGCAAATAA